In the genome of Tursiops truncatus isolate mTurTru1 chromosome 21, mTurTru1.mat.Y, whole genome shotgun sequence, one region contains:
- the DCTD gene encoding deoxycytidylate deaminase isoform X1: MSECPCKKRDDYLEWPEYFMAVAFLSAQRSKDPNSQVGACIVNAENKIVGIGYNGMPNGCSDDLLPWRRTAESILDTKYPYVCHAELNAIMNKNSADVKGCTMYVALFPCNECAKLIIQAGNSHQSAARLSLTLIQLTADRVRSSSDLHLIKSPEDRIILF; the protein is encoded by the exons ATGAGTGAATGTCCCTGTAAAAAACGTGATGACTATTTGGAATGGCCTGAGTATTTCATGGCAGTGGCCTTCTTATCGGCACAGAGGAGCAAAGATCCAAACTCCCAG GTCGGAGCCTGCATCGTGAATGCAGAAAACAAGATTGTGGGCATTGGGTACAATGGAATGCCAAATGGATGCAGCGATGACCTCTTGCCTTGGAGGAGGACAGCGGAGAGTATACTGGATACCAAATACCCTTACG TGTGCCACGCCGAGCTGAATGCCATTATGAACAAAAACTCAGCAGATGTGAAAGGCTGTACCATGTATGTCGCCTTGTTCCCGTGTAATGAATGTGCTAAGCTCATCATCCAGGCAG GAAATTCACACCAAAGTGCAGCCAGATTGTCATTGACTTTGATTCAATTAACAGCAGACCGAGTCAGAAGCTCCAGTGACTTACATCTCATTAAGTCTCCAGAAGATCGGATTATCCTCTTCTGA
- the DCTD gene encoding deoxycytidylate deaminase isoform X4 encodes MSECPCKKRDDYLEWPEYFMAVAFLSAQRSKDPNSQVGACIVNAENKIVGIGYNGMPNGCSDDLLPWRRTAESILDTKYPYVCHAELNAIMNKNSADVKGCTMYVALFPCNECAKLIIQAGIKEVIFMSDKYHDSNETRAARLMLEMAGVSFRKFTPKCSQIVIDFDSINSRPSQKLQ; translated from the exons ATGAGTGAATGTCCCTGTAAAAAACGTGATGACTATTTGGAATGGCCTGAGTATTTCATGGCAGTGGCCTTCTTATCGGCACAGAGGAGCAAAGATCCAAACTCCCAG GTCGGAGCCTGCATCGTGAATGCAGAAAACAAGATTGTGGGCATTGGGTACAATGGAATGCCAAATGGATGCAGCGATGACCTCTTGCCTTGGAGGAGGACAGCGGAGAGTATACTGGATACCAAATACCCTTACG TGTGCCACGCCGAGCTGAATGCCATTATGAACAAAAACTCAGCAGATGTGAAAGGCTGTACCATGTATGTCGCCTTGTTCCCGTGTAATGAATGTGCTAAGCTCATCATCCAGGCAG GGATAAAAGAAGTTATTTTCATGTCTGATAAATACCACGACAGCAATGAGACAAGAGCCGCGAGGCTCATGTTGGAAATGGCCGGGGTTTCCTTCAG GAAATTCACACCAAAGTGCAGCCAGATTGTCATTGACTTTGATTCAATTAACAGCAGACCGAGTCAGAAGCTCCAGTGA
- the DCTD gene encoding deoxycytidylate deaminase isoform X3, which produces MAHGPSRSAACGIFPDRGTNPCPLHRQADSQPLRHQGGPVGACIVNAENKIVGIGYNGMPNGCSDDLLPWRRTAESILDTKYPYVCHAELNAIMNKNSADVKGCTMYVALFPCNECAKLIIQAGIKEVIFMSDKYHDSNETRAARLMLEMAGVSFRKFTPKCSQIVIDFDSINSRPSQKLQ; this is translated from the exons atggctcacgggcccagccgctccgcggcatgtgggatcttcccggaccggggcacgaacccgtgtcccctgcatcggcaggcggactctcaaccactgcgccaccagggaggcccg GTCGGAGCCTGCATCGTGAATGCAGAAAACAAGATTGTGGGCATTGGGTACAATGGAATGCCAAATGGATGCAGCGATGACCTCTTGCCTTGGAGGAGGACAGCGGAGAGTATACTGGATACCAAATACCCTTACG TGTGCCACGCCGAGCTGAATGCCATTATGAACAAAAACTCAGCAGATGTGAAAGGCTGTACCATGTATGTCGCCTTGTTCCCGTGTAATGAATGTGCTAAGCTCATCATCCAGGCAG GGATAAAAGAAGTTATTTTCATGTCTGATAAATACCACGACAGCAATGAGACAAGAGCCGCGAGGCTCATGTTGGAAATGGCCGGGGTTTCCTTCAG GAAATTCACACCAAAGTGCAGCCAGATTGTCATTGACTTTGATTCAATTAACAGCAGACCGAGTCAGAAGCTCCAGTGA
- the DCTD gene encoding deoxycytidylate deaminase isoform X2 → MCLPTAILLCFSSRPSMSECPCKKRDDYLEWPEYFMAVAFLSAQRSKDPNSQVGACIVNAENKIVGIGYNGMPNGCSDDLLPWRRTAESILDTKYPYVCHAELNAIMNKNSADVKGCTMYVALFPCNECAKLIIQAGIKEVIFMSDKYHDSNETRAARLMLEMAGVSFRKFTPKCSQIVIDFDSINSRPSQKLQ, encoded by the exons ATGTGTTTGCCCACTgctattttgttgtgtttttcttctagACCCAGCATGAGTGAATGTCCCTGTAAAAAACGTGATGACTATTTGGAATGGCCTGAGTATTTCATGGCAGTGGCCTTCTTATCGGCACAGAGGAGCAAAGATCCAAACTCCCAG GTCGGAGCCTGCATCGTGAATGCAGAAAACAAGATTGTGGGCATTGGGTACAATGGAATGCCAAATGGATGCAGCGATGACCTCTTGCCTTGGAGGAGGACAGCGGAGAGTATACTGGATACCAAATACCCTTACG TGTGCCACGCCGAGCTGAATGCCATTATGAACAAAAACTCAGCAGATGTGAAAGGCTGTACCATGTATGTCGCCTTGTTCCCGTGTAATGAATGTGCTAAGCTCATCATCCAGGCAG GGATAAAAGAAGTTATTTTCATGTCTGATAAATACCACGACAGCAATGAGACAAGAGCCGCGAGGCTCATGTTGGAAATGGCCGGGGTTTCCTTCAG GAAATTCACACCAAAGTGCAGCCAGATTGTCATTGACTTTGATTCAATTAACAGCAGACCGAGTCAGAAGCTCCAGTGA